One Erinaceus europaeus chromosome 5, mEriEur2.1, whole genome shotgun sequence genomic window carries:
- the LOC103108306 gene encoding general transcription factor IIH subunit 5-like, which translates to MVNVLKGVLIECDPAMKQFLLYLAESKTLGKKFIIQDLNDTHVFVIAELVEVLLELVSELMKQNTYLLTQKCEPLWPWTSCVTMFFCSFSAVCMP; encoded by the coding sequence ATGGTCAACGTCTTGAAAGGAGTGCTAATAGAATGTGATCCAGCCATGAAGCAGTTCCTGCTCTACCTGGCCGAGTCCAAGACCCTGGGCAAGAAGTTCATCATCCAGGACCTCAATGACACTCACGTCTTCGTCATTGCCGAGTTGGTGGAAGTCCTGCTGGAGCTCGTGAGTGAGCTCATGAAACAGAACACCTACTTGCTTACCCAGAAGTGCGAGCCACTGTGGCCTTGGACTTCATGTGTCACCATGTTCTTTTGTTCATTCTCTGCAGTATGTATGCCCtag